From Xylocopilactobacillus apis, a single genomic window includes:
- a CDS encoding ArsR/SmtB family transcription factor, with protein MDKEDEVRVKIFKALSDEMRLGIVRTLYLNEKEMACSEIRSGMTISDSTISYHLKILREADLAFTRKDAQNRLTTLKVETFNKYLPGFLETLSKE; from the coding sequence ATGGATAAAGAAGACGAAGTTAGAGTAAAAATATTTAAAGCTCTCTCCGATGAAATGAGATTAGGTATAGTCAGAACTCTTTATTTGAATGAAAAAGAAATGGCATGTTCTGAAATAAGATCTGGAATGACTATAAGCGATTCGACTATTTCATATCATTTGAAAATCCTCAGAGAAGCAGATTTAGCTTTTACTAGAAAAGATGCTCAGAACAGATTAACAACTTTGAAGGTAGAAACATTTAATAAGTATTTACCCGGATTTTTAGAAACACTATCTAAAGAATGA
- a CDS encoding osmoprotectant ABC transporter substrate-binding protein, whose protein sequence is MNKHFLKKAIVIVYSFVLVLVLTGCSWPGLSGTGNNTVKIGSQNTTEHQVMANVIEQMIQHYSDYNTTIINNLGSGNVSFEAQKRGDTDLTAVRYTGTDYQTVLNLTGETNPTKVNNEVKHDFKKQYKMTYFPTLGFADTYQFMVTSSYAKKNNLHNVSDMKRVASEMRVGIDQIWANRRGDGYSAFKNTYGFGFGKVYPMQIGLVYDALEAGKMDAVLGYSTDGRIASYHLALLNDDKHFFPPYAASVVVNDQALKKYPKLKSILNRLNGQISLKTMQKLNYQVDNDLLEPAVVAKQFLEKHNYFKEVSDK, encoded by the coding sequence ATGAATAAACACTTTTTGAAAAAAGCTATTGTAATTGTATATAGTTTTGTTTTAGTGCTAGTTTTGACTGGTTGTTCTTGGCCTGGATTAAGCGGTACTGGAAATAATACGGTCAAAATTGGATCACAAAATACAACTGAACATCAAGTGATGGCTAACGTGATTGAACAAATGATTCAGCATTACTCTGATTATAATACGACAATTATTAATAACTTGGGTTCAGGGAATGTTAGTTTTGAAGCTCAAAAAAGAGGAGATACGGATTTAACGGCGGTTCGTTATACTGGAACAGATTACCAGACAGTATTAAACTTGACCGGAGAAACTAATCCAACAAAAGTCAATAATGAGGTTAAACACGACTTTAAGAAACAATACAAGATGACCTATTTTCCCACTTTGGGTTTTGCTGATACTTATCAATTTATGGTAACTTCTAGCTACGCTAAGAAGAATAATCTCCATAACGTTTCTGATATGAAGCGTGTTGCAAGTGAAATGCGAGTAGGGATCGATCAGATATGGGCTAATCGTCGAGGAGATGGGTATAGTGCATTTAAAAATACCTATGGTTTTGGATTTGGAAAAGTCTACCCAATGCAGATTGGATTAGTATACGATGCCCTTGAAGCCGGCAAAATGGATGCAGTATTGGGATATTCAACTGATGGACGGATCGCTAGTTATCATTTAGCTCTTTTAAATGATGATAAACATTTCTTTCCTCCTTATGCCGCAAGTGTAGTAGTTAATGATCAAGCTTTAAAAAAATATCCGAAGCTAAAATCCATTTTGAATAGATTAAATGGACAGATTAGCCTTAAGACAATGCAAAAACTTAATTATCAAGTTGATAACGATTTGTTAGAACCAGCAGTAGTGGCAAAGCAATTTTTAGAGAAACATAATTATTTCAAGGAGGTAAGTGATAAATGA
- a CDS encoding MFS transporter, translating to MNQKLSLSKKLTVTVLFVAVFIVGLDSFIISPLLPTIAKSFNSDVSHVGVGITMYTLFYAFGAALVAPFLEKVSQKVIITIGFSLFTLANFLGGTAFNLTTFFIYQSLAGFGAGLVVPNVYAYVGRNFSQEHVGKIIGIVMSALSLSIAVGALIGSFAAKFQNWNWIFYCYAFFSVITLILIIRFTEKDEAAKIQTSNYLSHYANIFTNPLPMYGLIVVLFSIYGFYTTYTYLGNYIEKSLNIPVGSTVFVVYGLSNFVSSFIGGWIGKKLGSKKTILIAGIVSCLSYFSIGLTGNTLGTFVIGLAVLGFSRGLSALQLTAYNSTIIPESRVTMMSLNNTFIYLGTTLGSTIGGILYDKCSFSSLTVISIGFTIAAFVLAEIAIVQKERKLESQSN from the coding sequence TTGAATCAAAAATTAAGTTTATCAAAGAAATTAACAGTTACTGTTCTTTTCGTTGCCGTATTTATTGTTGGTTTGGATTCGTTTATTATTTCGCCCTTACTGCCAACAATTGCGAAATCTTTTAATTCTGATGTTTCCCATGTAGGGGTGGGGATTACGATGTATACACTTTTTTATGCATTTGGAGCGGCGTTAGTTGCACCTTTTTTAGAAAAAGTTTCGCAAAAGGTGATCATTACTATTGGATTTTCGCTATTTACGCTTGCAAATTTTTTGGGTGGAACGGCTTTTAATCTAACTACATTTTTTATTTACCAATCGTTGGCTGGATTTGGAGCTGGTTTGGTTGTTCCTAATGTATATGCTTATGTTGGGCGCAATTTTTCACAAGAACATGTTGGGAAAATTATTGGGATAGTAATGTCTGCTCTTTCACTATCTATTGCCGTTGGAGCTCTGATAGGTTCTTTTGCTGCCAAATTTCAAAATTGGAATTGGATATTTTATTGCTATGCATTTTTTTCGGTTATTACATTGATCTTAATTATCAGGTTTACTGAAAAAGATGAAGCAGCAAAAATTCAAACTTCTAATTATCTTAGCCATTATGCTAATATTTTCACGAATCCGCTGCCCATGTATGGATTGATCGTAGTGTTATTTAGCATTTACGGATTTTATACGACTTATACTTATCTAGGAAATTATATTGAAAAATCACTTAATATACCCGTTGGTTCAACTGTTTTCGTTGTATACGGATTAAGCAACTTTGTTAGTAGTTTTATAGGAGGATGGATTGGAAAGAAGTTGGGAAGTAAGAAAACAATTTTAATAGCTGGAATTGTAAGTTGCTTATCTTATTTCTCTATCGGGTTAACTGGCAATACCTTAGGTACTTTTGTAATTGGATTAGCAGTTTTAGGTTTTTCACGAGGACTGAGTGCACTCCAGCTAACAGCTTATAATTCAACGATCATACCTGAAAGTAGAGTCACGATGATGTCTTTGAATAATACTTTTATCTATTTAGGTACAACTTTGGGATCGACGATCGGAGGAATATTGTATGATAAATGTTCGTTTTCTTCTTTAACCGTCATTTCGATTGGATTTACTATTGCGGCTTTTGTTTTAGCTGAAATAGCAATTGTACAAAAAGAGAGAAAGCTTGAAAGTCAAAGTAATTAA
- a CDS encoding NAD(P)-dependent alcohol dehydrogenase, with protein sequence MKIKAAVVEKVGADFTIKDDIDLHEVGPTDLQIHIVASGICHSDEAIRKGDADLGYPVILGHEGAGIVEKIGSQVTNFKVGDHVILSFYSDGTCDNCLKGIPTQCRHYGDYNLSGVRADGEDHFQENGNHISDMFNQSSFTTTTVVDQRNAVKIDPDLDLRKVGPLGCGYVTGSGTVFNTLKPRPGDTIAVFGTGAVGLASMMAGRISGCTKVIAVDIVPSRLELAKELGATHTINSKEVDPVEKIKELTNGYGVDWTVDTTGVASVITNSIQALAQGGTCAAIAVTPQLIQVSTWNDLCVDDKKIVGVNMGDSIPQVDIPRLLEFYKLGMFDFDKTEKFYDFEDINQANADSISGKTIKPVLIIDKDYQPTK encoded by the coding sequence ATGAAAATTAAAGCAGCAGTTGTAGAAAAAGTGGGTGCAGATTTTACAATTAAAGATGATATTGATCTCCACGAGGTTGGTCCTACTGATTTACAAATTCATATCGTTGCAAGTGGAATTTGTCACTCAGATGAAGCAATTAGAAAAGGTGATGCTGATTTAGGATATCCTGTAATTCTCGGACATGAAGGTGCCGGAATTGTTGAAAAAATTGGAAGTCAAGTCACTAATTTTAAAGTTGGGGATCATGTAATTTTGTCATTTTACTCTGATGGAACATGTGACAATTGTTTAAAAGGGATTCCCACTCAATGCCGTCATTATGGCGATTATAATTTATCAGGTGTTCGAGCAGATGGCGAAGATCATTTTCAAGAAAACGGAAACCATATTTCAGATATGTTTAATCAATCATCATTTACTACAACAACAGTTGTTGATCAGCGTAATGCTGTAAAAATTGATCCCGATCTCGATTTACGCAAGGTAGGCCCTTTAGGCTGTGGTTATGTAACTGGCTCTGGAACCGTATTTAATACTCTTAAACCGAGACCAGGTGATACAATTGCAGTTTTTGGAACTGGAGCCGTTGGATTAGCATCAATGATGGCCGGTCGTATTTCAGGATGTACTAAAGTTATTGCAGTTGATATTGTTCCTAGCCGCTTAGAATTAGCAAAAGAATTAGGTGCTACGCATACAATAAATAGTAAAGAAGTAGATCCCGTAGAAAAAATCAAAGAATTAACTAACGGATACGGCGTAGATTGGACAGTTGATACAACTGGTGTGGCAAGTGTAATTACTAATTCTATTCAAGCACTAGCTCAAGGAGGCACCTGTGCAGCAATCGCTGTAACTCCGCAATTAATTCAAGTATCTACTTGGAATGATTTATGCGTTGACGATAAGAAGATTGTTGGTGTAAACATGGGAGATTCTATCCCTCAAGTCGATATTCCACGTTTATTGGAATTTTATAAATTAGGAATGTTTGACTTTGATAAAACTGAAAAGTTTTATGATTTTGAAGACATTAACCAAGCCAATGCTGATTCAATTTCAGGAAAAACTATTAAGCCGGTATTAATTATTGACAAAGATTATCAACCAACCAAATAA
- the rhaM gene encoding L-rhamnose mutarotase, producing the protein MTVRVGQLMHVYSDQYDEYERRHNNLFPEMKKALKEAGAHNYSIYLDKKTGNLFAYLEVDDVEKYDQISSTPACKKWWEYMEPLMDTNPDKSPVTIDLKEVFHLD; encoded by the coding sequence ATGACAGTTAGAGTGGGTCAATTAATGCACGTTTATTCAGATCAATATGATGAATATGAACGGCGCCATAATAATCTGTTTCCAGAAATGAAAAAAGCATTAAAGGAAGCAGGTGCTCATAATTATTCGATCTATTTAGATAAAAAGACTGGCAATTTGTTTGCCTATTTAGAAGTTGATGATGTAGAGAAATATGATCAAATTTCTAGTACACCAGCTTGTAAAAAATGGTGGGAATATATGGAACCTTTGATGGATACAAATCCAGATAAAAGCCCAGTAACTATAGATTTAAAAGAAGTATTTCATTTAGATTAA
- a CDS encoding helix-turn-helix transcriptional regulator — MQVINEVQKWRKKRGLTQEELAERVDVSRKTIGSLEKGNYTPSLLLGLRIAEELDVDINEIFQLRED; from the coding sequence ATGCAAGTTATTAATGAAGTTCAAAAATGGAGAAAAAAAAGAGGCCTCACCCAAGAGGAATTGGCAGAAAGAGTTGATGTTTCTAGAAAAACAATTGGCTCTTTAGAGAAGGGAAATTACACTCCTTCGCTGCTGTTAGGACTAAGAATTGCTGAAGAGCTAGATGTAGATATTAATGAAATTTTTCAGTTAAGAGAGGATTGA
- the rhaD gene encoding rhamnulose-1-phosphate aldolase, protein MSYFIDSKHVKKICSITNASYQHGWDERNGGNVSLRLTSKNLEEFSDVSEVQGVVKLGFNAEKLAGQYFLVTGTGRYFRNVIEQPKLDLGLVRISKDGQKGEIMWGFEDGGKPTSEFPSHLMSHIARLKFDSSQRVVMHCHPTNVIALSFTQDLDERHWSRLLWKMQAESLVVFPEGVGLIPYMTPGTNEIGIETSKKMQDFKTVIWPHHGIFGVGSSLDEAFGLIETVEKAANIYSQICAQGGEIKQEITDEQLRNLAKAFGVTPNPEFL, encoded by the coding sequence TTGAGTTATTTTATTGATTCAAAACACGTCAAAAAAATTTGTTCGATCACTAATGCTTCATATCAGCACGGTTGGGATGAAAGAAACGGCGGTAATGTTTCTTTGCGCTTAACAAGCAAAAACTTAGAAGAATTTAGTGATGTAAGTGAAGTTCAAGGAGTTGTAAAACTTGGTTTTAATGCAGAGAAGTTGGCAGGTCAATATTTCTTAGTTACTGGTACTGGTCGTTATTTTAGAAATGTGATTGAACAACCAAAACTTGATTTAGGATTAGTTAGAATTTCTAAAGACGGACAAAAAGGTGAGATAATGTGGGGATTTGAAGATGGAGGTAAGCCAACATCGGAATTTCCGAGTCATTTAATGTCACACATTGCGCGATTAAAGTTTGATTCCAGTCAAAGAGTTGTAATGCACTGTCATCCAACCAATGTTATTGCATTGTCATTTACTCAGGATTTAGATGAACGTCATTGGTCACGCTTGTTATGGAAAATGCAAGCAGAATCGTTGGTCGTTTTTCCAGAGGGCGTAGGTTTGATTCCATATATGACTCCAGGAACTAATGAAATTGGTATTGAAACTTCAAAAAAGATGCAAGATTTTAAGACTGTTATTTGGCCTCATCACGGAATATTTGGAGTAGGATCAAGTTTAGATGAAGCTTTTGGCTTGATTGAAACGGTCGAAAAAGCAGCAAATATTTATTCCCAGATATGTGCCCAGGGTGGGGAAATTAAGCAAGAAATAACAGATGAGCAATTAAGAAACTTGGCCAAGGCATTTGGTGTTACACCGAATCCAGAGTTTCTGTAA
- a CDS encoding L-rhamnose isomerase — MTTEKNIEEAYQLAKERYAEIGVDTDAAMDALKNIKLSIHSWEGDDIHGFVNPDQELTGGIGVSGNYPGIARTPDELTSDLHEALSLIPGSHKVQLHTLYAVSDRKKDFNEIGPEDFQYWVDWAKQEHIGLDMNPTFFSHPMVKENFTLASPEKSVRDYWIEVGKKSREISNFFGKELGQKSVNNFWIPDGFKDNPIDKATPRLRLIDSLDEIFAEKYDENNTIEAVEGKLFGTGIESYTVGSHLFYNNYAISRGKLWTIDAGHWHPTEDVSDKFSAFLPFGKGLMLHVSRPVRWDSDHVVILDDALVRITRSLVRDNELDKTNIGLDFFDATINRVSAWVIGSRATQKALLQALLAPISDLKKAELNYDYTTRLAVTEELKSYPFGAVWDEFCLQNNVPVGTDWLNNIHQYEKDVQFKRN, encoded by the coding sequence ATGACAACAGAAAAAAATATTGAAGAAGCTTATCAATTAGCAAAAGAACGTTATGCAGAGATTGGTGTTGATACAGATGCAGCAATGGATGCATTAAAAAATATTAAATTATCCATTCATTCATGGGAAGGTGACGATATTCATGGATTTGTTAACCCTGATCAAGAATTAACTGGAGGAATTGGTGTTAGCGGAAATTATCCTGGTATTGCTCGGACTCCTGATGAACTTACATCAGATTTACATGAGGCCCTTTCTTTAATTCCTGGATCACATAAAGTGCAGTTACACACTCTTTATGCAGTATCAGATAGAAAGAAAGATTTTAATGAAATTGGTCCTGAAGATTTTCAGTACTGGGTTGATTGGGCAAAACAGGAACATATTGGGTTGGATATGAATCCAACATTCTTCTCTCACCCAATGGTTAAGGAGAACTTTACTCTAGCTAGTCCAGAAAAATCAGTGCGTGATTACTGGATTGAAGTTGGTAAAAAGTCACGTGAAATTTCTAATTTCTTTGGGAAAGAATTAGGACAAAAGTCTGTCAATAACTTCTGGATTCCTGATGGATTTAAAGACAATCCAATTGATAAAGCAACACCACGCTTACGCCTAATTGATTCATTAGATGAAATTTTTGCTGAAAAATATGATGAAAATAATACAATTGAGGCTGTTGAAGGTAAGTTATTCGGAACGGGTATTGAGTCTTATACTGTAGGTTCACATTTATTTTATAATAATTATGCTATTAGCCGTGGTAAGTTGTGGACAATTGACGCAGGTCATTGGCATCCAACTGAAGATGTTTCAGATAAGTTTTCAGCATTCTTACCATTTGGTAAGGGCTTAATGCTGCACGTTTCTCGTCCAGTACGTTGGGATAGTGATCACGTAGTAATTCTAGACGATGCTTTAGTTCGGATCACTCGTTCTTTGGTTCGTGATAATGAGTTAGACAAAACTAATATTGGATTAGACTTCTTTGATGCTACGATTAATAGGGTTAGTGCTTGGGTTATTGGATCTCGTGCCACTCAGAAAGCTTTATTACAAGCTTTATTAGCTCCTATTTCTGATTTGAAGAAGGCAGAATTGAATTATGATTATACTACTCGTTTAGCAGTAACTGAAGAATTAAAATCTTATCCTTTTGGTGCCGTTTGGGATGAATTCTGTCTGCAAAATAACGTTCCAGTTGGTACAGATTGGTTAAATAATATCCATCAATATGAAAAAGATGTACAGTTTAAACGTAATTAA
- a CDS encoding MFS transporter, whose product MDKESHASTWAVSLTNFLDSGSIVAGASGLTLWQEHFKLSGFQVGLLGALSANAFGSALGAIVGGHLSDKYGRKMIYTYDMLLYMLGTIVVVFSVNFPMLLLGFLITGMAVGAGVPASWTYIGETSSDENRAHDIGISQFSWSMGPVIIFIAGTLLAPMGLTGSRILFAILTVIAFIAWLLQRNLPESQDWVDQKKKEKETNSKPHPYRDLFSSKVSMKSLLFLCGVYVFWNLVAGAMGFFMPFVYQTVGGLSSLQANMLQAVLWGCTALSGYFGFAMLGDKVNQRIFFFIGAAMAVISWMILTYIGFGWAALWAFVVIWGLSAGIGAQAWYALWAVELFPTKYRAGTQGIMFFIVRGTAGIWSIIFPMILSKLGFKVAGTVMIILLVISLLIGTIWTPQTRGKSLEQIISERYRSEK is encoded by the coding sequence ATGGACAAAGAATCACATGCATCAACCTGGGCCGTATCTTTAACGAACTTTTTAGATTCTGGCTCAATTGTCGCTGGAGCGTCAGGTCTGACTCTTTGGCAGGAACATTTTAAATTAAGTGGTTTTCAAGTTGGACTGCTAGGAGCTTTAAGTGCAAACGCATTTGGATCAGCATTAGGAGCAATAGTTGGCGGTCATTTATCAGATAAGTATGGTAGAAAGATGATCTATACCTATGACATGCTTTTATACATGCTAGGTACGATCGTTGTAGTTTTTTCAGTCAACTTTCCGATGCTGCTGTTAGGTTTTTTAATCACTGGAATGGCAGTGGGTGCCGGAGTGCCAGCATCATGGACATATATTGGTGAAACTTCAAGCGATGAAAACAGGGCACATGATATTGGGATTTCTCAATTTTCTTGGTCAATGGGTCCAGTAATTATCTTTATCGCTGGAACTTTGTTAGCACCAATGGGATTAACTGGAAGCAGAATATTATTTGCTATTTTGACAGTGATTGCTTTTATAGCTTGGCTGTTACAAAGAAATTTACCAGAATCTCAAGATTGGGTCGATCAAAAGAAAAAGGAAAAAGAGACCAATTCCAAACCTCATCCATATCGAGATTTGTTCTCTAGTAAAGTTTCGATGAAAAGTTTGTTATTCCTTTGTGGGGTTTATGTATTTTGGAATTTAGTTGCTGGAGCAATGGGATTCTTCATGCCTTTTGTTTATCAAACAGTAGGTGGTTTATCGAGTTTGCAGGCCAATATGCTTCAAGCTGTTTTGTGGGGTTGTACGGCACTTTCTGGCTACTTCGGATTTGCAATGTTAGGTGATAAAGTCAATCAAAGAATCTTCTTCTTTATTGGAGCTGCAATGGCTGTAATTTCATGGATGATATTAACTTACATTGGTTTTGGCTGGGCAGCACTATGGGCTTTCGTTGTTATTTGGGGTCTGTCAGCTGGAATTGGAGCGCAAGCTTGGTACGCTTTATGGGCAGTCGAACTATTTCCAACTAAATATCGGGCTGGAACGCAAGGAATCATGTTCTTCATTGTTCGCGGTACAGCAGGTATTTGGTCTATTATCTTTCCAATGATTTTGAGTAAATTGGGCTTTAAAGTTGCAGGCACAGTAATGATTATTCTTTTAGTTATTTCATTGTTGATCGGTACAATTTGGACCCCTCAGACTCGTGGAAAATCTTTAGAGCAAATTATTTCAGAACGATATCGCTCTGAAAAATAG
- the rhaB gene encoding rhamnulokinase yields the protein MSQAYVAVDIGASSGRLILGQLSNNKLQLQEMHRFKNGFVKEGQHDCWQIDNLIQEIFVGLEKIKQAGYSQITLGIDTWAVDYVLVGKDGKKLQNPISYRDNRTENSIHNLTMDFPKEYIYKKTGIQFLDFNTLYQLYEEDKDLLAKTDKIMMVPDYIGYVLTGKSVTEVTNASTTQMLSLREGLFDHDLLKKVNVHQEQFPKLTDAGTVLGNLLDQWYQEFDLPQTEVVTVATHDTASAVIGTPGIGQHWAYLSSGTWSLLGTELNVPENGEKAYQQNYTNEWGAYGTYRFLKNIMGLWIIQSVQKELPQDFTFAELASLAEKEKPFQQFINVNDPRFKNPADGMINELKLYCSETHQKVPQSPGEIAMAVYSNLSLYYANELEILGDILGYRLDSLNIVGGGSNVKLMNQLTASLAQVDVYAGPSEATAIGNLIVQMITKGDILNVYLARRLIKDSFEIKKFEPQTGDFHKYLLNYQEFLQEEKK from the coding sequence ATGTCTCAAGCTTATGTAGCTGTTGATATCGGAGCTTCTAGCGGGCGGTTGATTCTGGGTCAATTAAGTAATAACAAATTACAACTACAAGAGATGCACCGTTTTAAAAACGGTTTTGTTAAAGAAGGCCAACATGATTGCTGGCAGATAGACAATTTAATTCAAGAAATTTTCGTCGGGTTAGAAAAAATTAAACAGGCTGGTTATTCTCAAATAACTTTAGGAATTGATACTTGGGCGGTTGATTATGTTTTGGTTGGTAAAGATGGGAAGAAATTACAAAACCCAATTTCTTATCGCGATAATCGAACTGAAAATTCAATTCATAACTTAACAATGGATTTTCCGAAGGAGTACATTTATAAAAAAACAGGTATTCAGTTTTTAGACTTTAACACTTTGTATCAATTGTATGAAGAAGACAAAGACCTATTAGCTAAAACCGACAAAATTATGATGGTTCCTGATTATATCGGTTATGTTTTAACTGGCAAATCTGTAACAGAAGTTACCAATGCTTCAACCACTCAGATGTTAAGCTTGCGTGAGGGATTATTTGATCATGATTTATTAAAAAAGGTTAATGTTCATCAAGAACAGTTTCCAAAACTTACTGATGCAGGGACAGTTTTGGGCAACTTGTTAGATCAATGGTATCAAGAGTTTGATTTGCCTCAGACGGAAGTTGTTACAGTTGCGACTCACGATACTGCTTCTGCAGTTATCGGGACTCCAGGAATTGGTCAGCATTGGGCTTATCTAAGTTCAGGAACTTGGTCATTGCTGGGGACCGAATTAAACGTACCCGAGAATGGGGAGAAAGCGTATCAGCAAAATTATACAAACGAATGGGGAGCTTATGGAACTTACCGCTTTTTGAAAAATATTATGGGACTTTGGATTATTCAAAGTGTTCAAAAAGAGCTACCCCAAGATTTCACTTTTGCTGAATTAGCAAGTTTAGCTGAAAAAGAAAAACCATTTCAACAGTTTATTAACGTTAATGATCCGCGTTTCAAAAATCCAGCTGATGGGATGATAAATGAGCTAAAACTTTATTGTAGTGAAACACATCAAAAGGTTCCGCAGAGTCCTGGTGAAATAGCAATGGCTGTATATAGTAATTTGTCCCTTTACTATGCTAATGAACTAGAAATTTTAGGTGATATTTTAGGATATCGCTTGGATTCTTTAAATATTGTTGGCGGTGGATCAAATGTTAAATTGATGAATCAATTGACAGCATCTTTGGCTCAAGTTGATGTATATGCAGGTCCAAGTGAAGCAACAGCAATTGGTAATTTAATTGTTCAAATGATTACCAAAGGCGATATTTTAAATGTTTATCTTGCTCGAAGATTAATAAAAGATTCATTTGAAATTAAAAAGTTTGAACCTCAAACAGGTGATTTTCATAAATATCTTTTAAATTATCAAGAATTTTTACAGGAGGAAAAGAAATGA
- a CDS encoding ABC transporter permease, translating to MKDMNVWQQLIYYFTHNGQYILGEFSRHFLISIYGVVLAAIVGIPIGIYISRHGVLGKWVVGIANVIQTIPSLALVSIMMLGMGLGVNTVIVTVFLYSLLPIIKNTDTGMRNVNPDLLDAGKGMGMTKMQRLTMIELPLSISVIMAGLRSALVLAIGVTAIGSFVGAGGLGDIIIRGTNATNGGAIILAGALPTALMAIISDLVLGFLEKRFAAHISH from the coding sequence ATGAAAGACATGAACGTTTGGCAGCAATTAATTTATTACTTTACTCACAATGGGCAGTACATTCTTGGAGAATTTAGCCGTCATTTCTTGATTTCAATTTATGGTGTAGTTCTGGCAGCAATTGTTGGAATTCCCATTGGAATTTATATTTCTCGTCATGGAGTGCTTGGTAAGTGGGTTGTCGGAATAGCTAATGTGATTCAAACCATTCCTTCGCTTGCTTTAGTGTCTATTATGATGTTAGGCATGGGTCTCGGGGTTAATACGGTAATTGTTACGGTCTTTCTTTATTCTTTGCTACCCATCATTAAAAATACTGATACTGGCATGAGAAATGTTAATCCCGATCTTCTAGATGCAGGAAAAGGGATGGGAATGACCAAAATGCAGCGGTTAACCATGATTGAACTGCCACTTTCGATTTCTGTTATTATGGCAGGACTGAGAAGTGCATTAGTTCTCGCAATTGGGGTCACAGCGATTGGCTCATTCGTTGGAGCAGGGGGTCTCGGAGATATTATTATCCGCGGAACTAATGCTACGAATGGTGGGGCAATTATTCTCGCCGGAGCATTACCAACTGCTTTAATGGCAATTATTTCCGATTTGGTTTTAGGATTTCTTGAAAAAAGATTTGCAGCCCACATCAGTCACTAA
- a CDS encoding AraC family transcriptional regulator: MNPKIMELLNHKNDLEIKQLETNQFINDMPPNAWDDKQDIPVLNKEHFLGKQSVYISKHNRFAPYPLHGQKFLEINYMFEGTCQQVVDNNHITLQKGDILLMNIGAKHSINALKECDILINILFTNKNITFKLLNDIHMNNSLSFKFLANISLDQPLPQNYIIFPKNNNSDIKSTIDQMIEEYFLKKTYSNSVVESYLNILLIKIIRHHPMPTKNITNEKQQLTFNLLEDIAQNYKSITLPNLAKKYGYNKNYLSNLITKMTGQNFSSLKTQQRIIKANELLTSTTLPINTIMETVGITNKSFFYKKYKDYYNKLPGDRNII; the protein is encoded by the coding sequence TTGAATCCAAAAATTATGGAATTACTCAATCACAAAAACGATTTAGAAATTAAACAATTAGAAACTAATCAGTTTATTAATGATATGCCTCCGAACGCCTGGGATGATAAACAAGATATACCGGTTTTAAATAAAGAACATTTCTTAGGTAAACAGTCCGTTTATATTAGTAAACACAACCGTTTTGCACCCTACCCATTACACGGACAAAAATTTTTAGAAATTAATTATATGTTTGAGGGAACTTGTCAGCAAGTTGTCGATAATAATCATATTACTTTACAAAAAGGGGATATCCTTTTAATGAATATCGGGGCTAAACATTCAATTAATGCTTTAAAAGAGTGCGATATTTTAATTAATATTTTATTTACTAATAAAAATATTACTTTTAAATTACTCAACGATATCCATATGAACAATAGTCTTTCATTTAAATTTTTAGCAAATATTTCACTCGATCAACCCTTACCGCAAAATTACATTATTTTTCCAAAAAATAATAATTCTGACATTAAAAGCACTATTGACCAAATGATTGAAGAGTATTTTCTAAAAAAGACATACTCAAATTCTGTTGTCGAATCTTATCTGAACATTTTATTAATTAAGATTATCCGCCATCATCCAATGCCTACAAAAAACATAACTAACGAAAAACAACAATTAACTTTTAATTTACTAGAGGACATTGCTCAAAACTATAAATCAATTACCCTCCCTAATTTAGCAAAGAAATATGGATACAACAAAAACTATCTAAGTAATTTGATCACTAAAATGACGGGGCAAAATTTCTCTAGTTTAAAAACTCAACAACGAATTATTAAAGCAAATGAATTATTAACCTCAACAACTTTACCAATTAATACAATTATGGAAACGGTTGGTATTACCAATAAAAGTTTCTTTTATAAAAAATACAAAGACTACTATAATAAATTACCTGGAGATAGAAACATTATTTAA